The following coding sequences lie in one Oceanicola sp. 502str15 genomic window:
- a CDS encoding DUF2007 domain-containing protein, producing MKAVLRTTDPTQLVFAKALLAGEDITCFEMDVHMSVLEGSIGILPRRLMVADADHAEAAEILRDNEVEGVVD from the coding sequence ATGAAGGCCGTTCTGCGCACCACCGACCCGACACAACTCGTCTTCGCAAAGGCCCTACTGGCCGGCGAGGATATAACTTGCTTCGAAATGGACGTCCACATGAGCGTTCTCGAGGGGAGCATAGGCATTTTGCCGCGCCGCCTGATGGTGGCGGATGCCGACCACGCAGAGGCCGCGGAGATCCTGCGCGACAATGAGGTTGAGGGCGTCGTTGACTGA